The proteins below are encoded in one region of uncultured Desulfovibrio sp.:
- a CDS encoding histidine phosphatase family protein encodes MPEDAGIWLMRHGAVDDHWQRRLLGRLDVPLSAAGERQVRRAARALWQDAPCARQPSLLVVSPLWRCRRSAEVLREMLEPLAARMLPVRVEEGLTEIALGAWDGLPAAEIRQRYPRQWAARGRDPARQAPPGGESFAAVQQRALAVVRHLVQAGTTTADVPLLLCHAGVIRALLAGAMALPLEQVLRLSVPYAALVWLPLSALPPC; translated from the coding sequence ATGCCGGAAGACGCGGGCATCTGGCTCATGCGGCACGGGGCCGTGGACGATCATTGGCAGCGTCGCCTGCTGGGACGCCTGGATGTGCCCCTGAGTGCGGCGGGGGAACGGCAGGTGCGCCGGGCGGCCCGTGCCCTGTGGCAGGACGCGCCGTGCGCACGGCAGCCTTCGCTGCTGGTGGTGTCTCCCCTGTGGCGCTGCCGGCGCAGTGCCGAGGTGCTGCGGGAGATGCTGGAGCCGCTGGCGGCACGGATGCTGCCTGTGCGCGTGGAAGAGGGATTGACGGAAATTGCCCTGGGGGCGTGGGATGGTCTGCCTGCCGCCGAGATACGGCAGCGGTATCCCCGGCAGTGGGCTGCCCGGGGCCGGGACCCTGCCCGGCAGGCCCCGCCGGGGGGCGAAAGTTTTGCCGCAGTGCAGCAGCGAGCGCTGGCGGTGGTGCGGCATCTGGTGCAGGCGGGGACAACGACCGCTGACGTCCCCCTGCTGCTGTGTCATGCGGGCGTTATCCGCGCGCTGCTGGCCGGGGCCATGGCGCTGCCGCTGGAACAGGTGCTGCGTCTGTCCGTGCCCTATGCCGCGTTGGTCTGGCTGCCGCTGTCGGCCCTGCCGCCCTGCTGA
- a CDS encoding DVU_1551 family NTP transferase, with protein sequence MAGLGPDAGMLCPAAGRTDLAVLIPAAGEARRMGRCKAVLPLGSGQNAGSALDRLARLWAGGPYRLVVTGFHAPLVEAACAASGLGTVRNAAPEQGMFSSVRTGLEAILRQAPRVVGILVHPVDVPLVRPLTVRAVLEAAQAQDEAVLVPVFAGREGHPVFLPASVARQVLTFAGDGGLRAALRPFPLRHVPVADALMLHDMDTPQDHERLSALARRADCLLPGEAQELLRLHAVPDRGMRHGLAVGCVARALCAALNRARSRLPGADLPVLDEELALVCGMVHDICKSQPEHERAGGRLLRELFLPRMGRIIATHRDMAPVPARCMTERELVFLADKYCRGSMWVSVAQRFEDKLEAYAADAVTCAAIVGRKSRALRMEALLAAGLAEGGEMTPPAELARQAVAEAAALAAAGGWAACGDGRAGGDA encoded by the coding sequence GTGGCAGGCCTAGGACCTGATGCCGGCATGCTCTGTCCTGCCGCCGGCAGAACGGACCTGGCCGTGCTCATCCCGGCTGCGGGCGAAGCCCGGCGCATGGGGCGCTGCAAGGCTGTCCTGCCGCTGGGCAGCGGGCAGAATGCCGGGTCAGCGCTGGACCGCCTGGCCCGCCTCTGGGCCGGGGGACCGTACAGGCTGGTGGTCACGGGCTTTCATGCGCCGCTGGTGGAGGCGGCCTGTGCCGCCAGCGGACTGGGAACGGTGCGCAATGCCGCGCCGGAACAGGGCATGTTTTCCTCTGTGCGGACCGGGCTGGAGGCCATCCTGCGCCAGGCGCCCCGGGTGGTGGGCATTCTGGTGCATCCCGTGGACGTGCCGCTGGTGCGCCCGCTGACGGTGCGGGCCGTGCTGGAGGCTGCGCAGGCGCAGGACGAGGCCGTGCTGGTGCCTGTTTTTGCGGGCCGGGAGGGGCACCCCGTTTTTCTGCCCGCCAGCGTGGCCCGTCAGGTGCTGACCTTTGCGGGCGATGGGGGGCTGCGTGCCGCACTGCGGCCCTTTCCGCTGCGGCATGTGCCGGTGGCGGATGCCCTTATGCTGCATGACATGGATACGCCGCAGGACCATGAGCGACTGAGCGCGCTGGCCCGGCGGGCCGACTGCCTGCTGCCCGGGGAGGCGCAGGAGCTGCTGCGTCTGCATGCCGTTCCGGACCGGGGGATGCGCCATGGCTTGGCTGTGGGCTGCGTGGCCCGGGCCTTGTGCGCGGCGCTGAACCGGGCGCGGTCCCGCCTGCCGGGGGCAGATCTGCCGGTGCTGGACGAGGAACTGGCCCTGGTGTGCGGCATGGTGCATGACATCTGCAAGAGCCAGCCGGAGCACGAAAGGGCCGGCGGACGCCTGCTGCGGGAGCTTTTTTTGCCGCGCATGGGAAGGATCATTGCCACGCATCGGGATATGGCGCCCGTGCCGGCCCGCTGCATGACGGAGCGGGAACTGGTGTTTCTGGCGGACAAGTACTGCCGGGGCAGCATGTGGGTCAGTGTGGCGCAGCGTTTTGAGGACAAGCTGGAGGCCTATGCGGCGGATGCGGTGACCTGTGCGGCCATTGTAGGGCGCAAGAGCAGAGCTTTGCGCATGGAAGCCCTGCTGGCGGCCGGTCTGGCAGAAGGCGGGGAAATGACTCCCCCGGCGGAGCTGGCCCGGCAGGCTGTGGCAGAAGCGGCTGCCCTGGCGGCGGCCGGAGGATGGGCGGCCTGCGGTGACGGCCGGGCAGGGGGAGATGCCTGA
- a CDS encoding O-acetyl-ADP-ribose deacetylase, translated as MRNVLQRIHVVEGDITREQVDAIVNAANEGLLGGGGVDGAIHRAAGPELLAACRLLGGCPTGGACITPGFRLPARYVIHTVGPVWHGGFQGEPGLLASAYRSSLLTAGDNACRTVAFPAISTGVYGYPADMAAQIAVKTIATFLAEQPDDGFPQEVRLVAFSASSRQVLEEALHALARQEGPWQA; from the coding sequence ATGCGCAACGTGCTGCAACGTATCCACGTGGTGGAAGGGGATATTACCAGGGAGCAGGTGGACGCCATTGTCAATGCTGCCAATGAAGGCCTGCTGGGAGGCGGCGGCGTGGACGGCGCCATCCACCGGGCTGCGGGGCCTGAGCTGCTGGCAGCCTGCCGTCTGCTGGGCGGCTGCCCCACGGGCGGCGCCTGCATCACGCCGGGCTTCCGGCTGCCGGCCCGCTATGTCATCCATACGGTGGGGCCTGTCTGGCATGGCGGTTTTCAGGGAGAACCCGGCCTGCTGGCTTCCGCCTATCGCTCCTCGCTGCTGACGGCCGGGGACAATGCCTGCCGCACGGTGGCCTTTCCGGCCATTTCCACGGGGGTCTACGGCTATCCGGCGGACATGGCGGCCCAGATTGCCGTCAAGACCATTGCTACCTTTCTGGCCGAACAGCCCGACGACGGCTTCCCGCAGGAGGTTCGCCTGGTGGCCTTTTCCGCCTCTTCCCGCCAGGTGCTGGAAGAGGCCCTGCACGCCCTGGCGCGGCAGGAGGGACCGTGGCAGGCCTAG
- a CDS encoding phospholipase D family protein, with amino-acid sequence MGFLGLFEKAGSGPELVTTEGINFRLETMFKQARQWICIISPYIRLGMRLRDLLEEKKAAGVTITVVHREYFAEYRLPTAVFRRQNLHAKCFLTEQAALLGSMNLYDYSQTNNDELGLYFTQQDCPDLYEQLTTEARRLCRDLPERRPERHFSLFGRSTAETDIPLQKGQVCNDRQKRAVFPFVNERIYGINELRDGNVVLCLRSSGPYHNEERRGILYYQGQNTGEGPQRLIYGNRTLYTCYENRKRRIFLFRDNAYDGEYVFAAQPFQKDGRWFFPLRPKG; translated from the coding sequence ATGGGATTTTTGGGACTGTTTGAAAAAGCGGGCAGCGGCCCGGAACTGGTCACCACCGAAGGCATCAACTTTCGCCTGGAAACCATGTTCAAGCAGGCGCGGCAATGGATCTGCATCATCTCGCCCTACATCCGGCTGGGCATGCGCCTGCGTGACCTGCTGGAAGAAAAGAAGGCCGCGGGCGTCACCATTACGGTGGTGCACCGCGAGTACTTTGCGGAATACCGCCTGCCCACGGCCGTCTTCCGGCGGCAGAACCTGCACGCCAAGTGCTTTCTGACCGAACAGGCCGCCCTGCTGGGCAGCATGAATCTCTACGACTACAGCCAGACCAATAACGACGAACTGGGCCTCTATTTTACGCAGCAGGACTGTCCCGATCTCTATGAGCAGCTGACCACCGAGGCCCGGCGCCTGTGCCGGGACCTGCCCGAACGCCGGCCGGAGCGGCATTTCAGCCTTTTTGGCCGGAGTACGGCAGAAACGGACATTCCCCTGCAAAAGGGGCAGGTCTGCAACGACCGGCAGAAACGGGCCGTCTTTCCCTTCGTGAATGAGCGCATCTACGGCATCAACGAGCTGCGGGACGGCAACGTGGTGCTCTGCCTGCGCAGTTCCGGTCCCTATCACAACGAGGAGCGGCGCGGCATCCTGTACTATCAGGGGCAGAATACCGGTGAAGGCCCCCAGCGGCTCATCTATGGCAACAGGACCCTGTACACCTGCTACGAAAACCGGAAACGGCGCATCTTTCTCTTCCGGGACAATGCCTACGACGGCGAATACGTCTTTGCCGCCCAGCCCTTTCAGAAGGACGGCCGCTGGTTCTTCCCGCTGCGGCCCAAAGGCTAG
- a CDS encoding YeiH family protein, which produces MFSIQALRNERNVQLLNGLVFVALFASVAFHLVELPFLTALGISPLIVGIVVGMCYGNTLHVHMPAYLKPGILFSSKSLLRLAIILYGFRLTFQDLAQVGLRGAALAACMLCSTFLLGSWLGIRVFRLPRRLALLTAAGSSICGAAAVLAVEPVVKAENHESSIAVGTVVVYGTLAMLLYPLLFSHGLLPMSAEVYGAFAGATLHEVAHAVAAGQAVSADAGNTAVIVKMMRVIMLAPLLVVLGFWLRRAAGAAARTGDSSTPMKSFPWFAVLFVVTIGINSLGIIPAAVVNAINAFDVFLLTMAMCALGMETSLEKVRKVGPRPFLLAGILAVWLGVGGYFAAGFFMG; this is translated from the coding sequence ATGTTTTCCATTCAGGCCCTTCGTAACGAACGCAATGTGCAGCTGCTCAACGGCCTTGTCTTTGTTGCCCTTTTTGCCAGTGTGGCCTTTCATCTGGTGGAGCTTCCCTTTCTGACTGCCCTGGGCATCAGTCCGCTCATCGTGGGTATTGTGGTGGGCATGTGCTACGGCAATACCCTGCATGTGCATATGCCGGCCTATCTCAAGCCCGGCATTCTCTTTTCCTCCAAATCGCTGCTGCGGCTGGCCATCATCCTTTACGGCTTTCGCCTCACCTTCCAGGACCTGGCGCAGGTGGGCCTGCGGGGTGCGGCCCTGGCGGCCTGCATGCTCTGTTCCACCTTTCTGCTGGGGTCCTGGCTGGGCATTCGCGTGTTTCGCCTGCCCCGCCGTCTGGCCCTGCTGACGGCTGCCGGCAGCTCCATCTGCGGGGCGGCCGCCGTGCTGGCCGTGGAACCCGTGGTCAAGGCCGAAAATCACGAAAGCAGCATCGCCGTGGGCACTGTGGTGGTCTACGGTACGCTGGCCATGCTGCTGTATCCGCTGCTGTTCAGCCACGGGCTGCTGCCCATGTCTGCCGAGGTCTATGGTGCCTTTGCCGGAGCCACCCTGCATGAAGTGGCCCATGCCGTGGCCGCCGGGCAGGCCGTTTCCGCCGATGCGGGCAATACGGCCGTCATCGTGAAGATGATGCGGGTCATCATGCTGGCGCCCCTGCTGGTGGTGCTGGGCTTCTGGCTGCGCCGGGCTGCCGGTGCCGCTGCCCGCACCGGCGACAGCAGCACTCCCATGAAGAGCTTTCCCTGGTTTGCCGTGCTCTTTGTGGTGACCATCGGCATCAATTCCCTGGGCATCATTCCTGCGGCAGTGGTCAATGCCATCAACGCCTTTGATGTCTTTCTGCTGACCATGGCCATGTGTGCCCTGGGCATGGAAACCAGTCTGGAAAAAGTGCGCAAGGTGGGTCCCCGGCCCTTCCTGCTGGCCGGCATTCTGGCCGTCTGGCTTGGGGTGGGCGGCTACTTTGCGGCCGGCTTCTTCATGGGGTAG
- a CDS encoding LysR substrate-binding domain-containing protein, which yields MTLRHMEVFLALARNPNMREVAELLCVSQAAVSSALRGFEDELGSQLFVRAGRGLLLNEKGRLLEKRLAPIYAELRNVLDLTTYATLAGRLTIGASTTLADFVLPVILYDFHSTHPNVRIRCESGNTHDILRDVENGLLDVGFVEGQVRSLALNVRPLAQERLLVVSGDRESAAAGPVSIRELMQRRWLLREQGSGAREAFLAAITPLGIRPRDFLEFNHYDPIKILLHKPGTLACVSRFIVQRELEAQELWEVPLSDIRIGRTFYRVEHRGRQPSPLVEVISDLIQNYLEHDAPDTQKPQDS from the coding sequence ATGACGCTGCGGCATATGGAAGTCTTCCTGGCACTGGCCCGCAATCCCAACATGCGGGAGGTGGCCGAGCTGCTCTGTGTGTCCCAGGCGGCGGTCTCTTCCGCCCTGCGGGGCTTCGAGGACGAGCTGGGCAGCCAGCTCTTCGTGCGGGCCGGGCGCGGCCTGCTGCTCAACGAAAAGGGGCGCCTGCTGGAAAAACGCCTGGCGCCCATCTATGCCGAACTCAGAAACGTGCTGGACCTCACCACCTATGCCACGCTGGCAGGCAGGCTGACCATCGGCGCCTCCACCACCCTGGCAGACTTTGTGCTGCCCGTCATTCTCTACGACTTTCACAGCACGCATCCCAATGTGCGCATACGCTGCGAATCGGGCAATACGCACGACATTCTGCGCGATGTGGAAAACGGCCTGCTGGATGTGGGCTTTGTGGAAGGGCAGGTACGCAGCCTGGCCCTCAATGTGCGCCCCCTGGCCCAGGAGCGCCTGCTGGTGGTTTCCGGCGACAGGGAAAGCGCGGCGGCCGGGCCGGTATCCATCCGCGAACTCATGCAGCGGCGCTGGCTGCTGCGCGAGCAGGGGTCCGGCGCGCGGGAGGCCTTTCTGGCCGCCATTACGCCACTGGGCATCCGGCCCAGGGACTTTCTGGAATTCAATCACTATGATCCCATCAAGATTCTGCTGCACAAGCCGGGCACGCTGGCCTGCGTTTCCCGCTTCATCGTGCAGCGGGAACTGGAAGCCCAGGAGCTGTGGGAAGTGCCCCTGTCGGACATACGCATCGGCAGAACCTTCTATCGCGTGGAGCATCGCGGCCGTCAGCCCTCGCCGCTGGTGGAGGTCATTTCCGATCTTATCCAGAACTATCTGGAGCATGACGCCCCGGACACGCAGAAGCCACAGGACAGCTGA
- a CDS encoding HD domain-containing protein translates to MPSIRKSLLQLTFSGAYLLRWNDKLRPAELVEIDKQAHKMLVACVLWHENSRRLPEEQRLALGQEIIEGGLFDYYYRLIITDIKPPVFYRIKENREHYRQLTEHVMKRLEPALAPLGDFWQRMRAWHASDTDSLARRILNAAHLYASQWEFRLIRPLNGFDEEMEDIAQSFRDRLNSFQDVKGMRDIVAGHTALARLANICGQLRFQIRWTQAPRIPATSVLGHMFIVATYAYFFSQTIGACRARAINNFFCGLLHDLPELLTRDIISPVKQSVECLPEILREYEEQELERRIFAPLRSDGLEDLVGLLSYYLGMETGSEFHETVRENGHARRIADFDALHSRCNADALQPKDGRLIKECDKLAAFMEAHSSIRNGVSSPHLQEAQARLRTDLSQSPLGCLHLDALLADFD, encoded by the coding sequence ATGCCATCCATCCGCAAGAGTCTTCTGCAACTCACCTTTTCCGGCGCCTATCTGCTGCGCTGGAACGACAAGCTGCGGCCCGCCGAACTGGTGGAAATCGACAAGCAGGCCCACAAGATGCTGGTGGCCTGCGTGCTCTGGCACGAAAACAGCCGCCGCCTTCCCGAGGAACAACGGCTGGCCCTGGGCCAGGAGATCATCGAGGGCGGCCTGTTCGACTATTACTACCGCCTGATCATTACGGACATCAAGCCGCCGGTCTTTTATCGCATCAAGGAAAACCGCGAGCATTACCGGCAGCTTACCGAGCATGTCATGAAGCGCCTGGAGCCGGCCCTTGCCCCGCTGGGGGACTTCTGGCAGCGCATGCGGGCATGGCATGCCAGCGATACGGACAGCCTGGCCCGGCGTATCCTCAATGCGGCGCATTTGTATGCCTCGCAGTGGGAATTCCGCCTTATCCGACCCCTCAACGGCTTTGACGAGGAGATGGAGGACATTGCGCAGTCCTTCCGGGACCGCCTGAACAGCTTTCAGGATGTGAAGGGCATGCGCGACATCGTGGCCGGCCATACGGCGCTGGCCCGTTTGGCCAATATCTGCGGGCAGCTGCGCTTTCAGATCCGCTGGACGCAGGCCCCGCGCATTCCGGCCACTTCGGTGCTGGGGCATATGTTCATCGTGGCCACCTATGCCTATTTCTTCAGTCAGACCATCGGAGCCTGCCGGGCGCGGGCCATCAACAACTTTTTCTGCGGGCTGCTGCACGATCTGCCGGAGCTGCTCACGCGGGACATCATCTCGCCGGTAAAGCAGTCCGTGGAATGCCTGCCCGAAATTCTCCGCGAATACGAGGAACAGGAGCTGGAGCGCCGCATCTTTGCCCCGCTGCGCAGCGATGGCCTGGAAGACCTGGTGGGGCTGCTGTCCTATTATCTGGGCATGGAAACCGGCTCGGAATTCCATGAGACCGTGCGGGAAAACGGGCATGCCCGCCGAATCGCAGATTTTGACGCCCTGCACAGCCGCTGCAACGCCGATGCGCTCCAGCCCAAGGACGGCCGCCTCATCAAGGAATGCGACAAACTGGCCGCCTTCATGGAGGCCCACAGCTCCATCCGCAACGGGGTGTCCTCGCCGCACCTCCAGGAGGCGCAGGCCCGCCTCAGGACAGACCTGAGCCAGAGTCCCCTGGGCTGCCTGCATCTGGATGCCCTGCTGGCTGACTTTGACTGA
- the rplM gene encoding 50S ribosomal protein L13 — protein MKTFSPTPKDINRQWYVVDAQDQVLGRLASQIAHRLRGKHKPEFAPHMDLGDFIVVVNCDKVKVTGKKMHDKKYYRHSGWVGGLKTTSLADVLADKPERVLMAAVRGMLPKNRLGRAMLKKLKVYAGAEHPHAAQNPQPLTLPY, from the coding sequence ATGAAGACGTTCAGCCCTACCCCCAAAGACATCAACCGCCAGTGGTATGTGGTCGATGCTCAGGATCAGGTGCTGGGTCGCCTGGCCAGCCAGATCGCCCATCGCCTGCGCGGCAAACACAAGCCCGAGTTTGCCCCTCACATGGATCTTGGTGACTTTATCGTTGTCGTCAACTGCGACAAGGTGAAGGTTACCGGCAAGAAGATGCATGACAAGAAGTACTACCGGCATTCCGGCTGGGTCGGCGGTCTGAAGACCACCAGCCTTGCCGATGTCCTCGCCGACAAGCCGGAGCGCGTGCTCATGGCCGCCGTGCGCGGCATGCTGCCCAAGAATCGTCTGGGCCGCGCCATGCTGAAGAAGCTCAAGGTCTATGCTGGCGCCGAGCATCCCCATGCCGCCCAGAACCCGCAGCCGCTGACCCTGCCCTACTAA
- the rpsI gene encoding 30S ribosomal protein S9, translated as MSEKFDYGTGRRKTATARTRIYAGSGNITVNGRSFEEYFPRKTLQMIIRQPLVLAKLAEKLDVRVNVAGGGVSGQAEAVRHGISRALLVVDPALRPVLKKAGFLTRDARKKERKKYGLRAARARYQYSKR; from the coding sequence ATGAGCGAGAAATTTGATTACGGTACCGGCCGCCGCAAGACGGCTACCGCTCGTACCCGCATTTATGCCGGTTCCGGCAACATCACGGTCAACGGTCGCTCCTTTGAGGAGTATTTTCCCCGCAAGACCCTCCAGATGATCATCCGTCAGCCCCTGGTGTTGGCCAAGCTGGCCGAAAAGCTGGACGTGCGCGTCAACGTGGCCGGCGGCGGCGTGAGCGGCCAGGCCGAAGCCGTGCGTCACGGCATTTCCCGTGCCCTGCTGGTGGTGGATCCCGCCCTGCGCCCGGTGCTGAAGAAGGCCGGTTTCCTCACCCGCGATGCCCGCAAGAAGGAACGCAAAAAGTACGGTCTGCGTGCCGCTCGTGCCCGCTACCAGTACTCCAAGCGTTAA
- a CDS encoding YcaO-like family protein, which translates to MEYTYTHSQTQATTGYFSCEPPASLTLEAALHQLEACPLDDFLHLHCLRALGRLSPAALRQLADQAYDAAADRFPRPALAALLLEGALLQPGAAAVTAAFPPDAPARLDAASPLVYLRAAMLPDHALARQWSEIFRENITEHHMLPCPEDVDLPPLYDAAALHREQEAMQAGAGMLPRLREAVAAENLPAWQRPPAEETYDTAVQALGRAGVLAGQEMRHQASLSPIALLRAWHVDMHVESGTDDALLRYTLRGQATAYGRGLSLPQARASYSMEIVERCSAYVSISRQGGAFGQGEVSNRLRPLPLLRRSCQELQAEGRPFLAPERLPLEAPLCPGTPLHWVPARDAQGNEVLVPAQAVFLFCNLAEPSLFLAAGSTGLASGNTLDEAKLAALTEILERDAEATTPFRRQGCFTLYSRDARLQALLDDYAARGIRLQFQDMTTEAGLPVYQAFVMSRRGAVVRATGAGLCGARAALAALTETPWPYPYGEPTGPALAALPQRCLEELPDYSLPSPAANVRLLESLLQAQGHAPLYVELTRADLGIPVVRAIIPDLELTAELDAFSRPSRRLMARYLGG; encoded by the coding sequence ATGGAGTATACCTATACCCACAGCCAGACACAGGCCACCACCGGCTACTTTTCCTGCGAACCGCCTGCCTCCCTTACGCTGGAAGCGGCCCTGCATCAGCTGGAAGCCTGTCCGCTGGACGATTTTCTGCATCTGCACTGTCTGCGTGCCCTGGGCCGCCTCTCGCCGGCAGCCCTGCGCCAGCTGGCCGATCAGGCCTATGATGCCGCTGCCGACCGTTTTCCCCGCCCTGCCCTGGCTGCCCTGCTGCTGGAAGGCGCCCTGCTCCAGCCCGGTGCAGCGGCAGTCACCGCGGCCTTTCCGCCCGATGCGCCGGCGCGCCTGGATGCGGCCTCGCCCCTGGTCTACCTGCGGGCGGCCATGCTGCCCGATCACGCCCTGGCCCGGCAGTGGAGCGAGATCTTCCGGGAAAACATCACGGAGCATCACATGCTGCCCTGCCCGGAAGACGTGGACCTGCCCCCGCTGTATGATGCGGCGGCCCTGCACCGGGAACAGGAGGCCATGCAGGCCGGGGCCGGCATGCTGCCGCGGCTGCGGGAGGCCGTGGCTGCGGAAAACCTTCCTGCCTGGCAGCGCCCCCCGGCGGAGGAAACCTATGACACGGCCGTGCAGGCCCTTGGCCGGGCCGGCGTGCTGGCCGGACAGGAAATGCGCCACCAGGCATCGCTCTCGCCCATTGCCCTGCTGCGGGCCTGGCATGTGGACATGCACGTGGAAAGCGGCACCGACGACGCCCTGCTGCGCTATACCCTGCGCGGTCAGGCCACGGCCTACGGACGCGGCCTGTCCCTGCCCCAGGCCAGAGCCTCCTACAGCATGGAAATCGTGGAGCGTTGCAGCGCCTATGTGAGCATCAGCCGGCAGGGGGGCGCCTTTGGTCAGGGCGAGGTCAGCAACCGCCTGCGTCCCCTGCCCCTGCTGCGGCGCTCCTGTCAGGAACTTCAGGCCGAAGGCCGGCCCTTTCTTGCGCCGGAACGCCTGCCCCTGGAGGCCCCCCTGTGCCCCGGCACACCCCTGCACTGGGTTCCGGCCCGCGATGCCCAGGGGAACGAAGTGCTGGTACCTGCCCAGGCGGTCTTTCTGTTCTGCAATCTGGCGGAACCCTCCCTCTTTCTGGCGGCCGGCTCCACGGGCCTGGCATCAGGCAATACCCTGGACGAGGCCAAGCTGGCCGCCCTCACCGAAATTCTGGAACGTGACGCCGAAGCCACCACACCTTTCCGGCGGCAGGGCTGCTTTACCCTGTATTCCCGCGACGCCCGCCTGCAGGCCCTGCTGGACGATTACGCGGCACGCGGCATCCGCCTGCAATTCCAGGACATGACCACCGAAGCCGGCCTGCCGGTGTATCAGGCCTTTGTCATGAGCCGCCGCGGCGCCGTGGTGCGGGCCACCGGGGCCGGTCTGTGCGGTGCCCGGGCGGCGCTGGCCGCCCTGACGGAAACCCCCTGGCCCTATCCCTACGGCGAGCCGACCGGTCCGGCGCTGGCCGCTCTGCCCCAGCGCTGCCTGGAAGAGCTGCCGGACTACAGCCTGCCCTCGCCGGCAGCCAATGTGCGCCTGCTGGAATCCCTGCTCCAGGCCCAGGGGCACGCGCCCCTCTACGTGGAACTGACCCGTGCCGATCTGGGCATTCCCGTGGTGCGGGCCATCATTCCCGATCTGGAACTGACTGCCGAACTGGACGCCTTTTCGCGGCCATCGCGCCGCCTCATGGCCCGCTATCTGGGGGGCTAA